TCTGACTGGAGCTTGGACCCTGAAGGAGCGCATGGTGGTGGTGAGTTTAATTCCACCAGAAGGACACAGAGGGGGGTAGGCTAGGcgactctctacctctttcccacagttctctctctttattatcactattttgattaaattaaattgctaaagctactaacagcctcataatttacataaacccttaccttccttggaACAGCAACCTCGGTTGTTCCCAACGTCTCACGCGTGGAAAGGGTCCTCGGAGAGAGCGTGGCGATTGTGTCTgacagggaagaatgggagaGAGTTGAGTCTTTTCTCTGGGAGGAGTTGGAACAATGGCCAGTCCTTGGAATTGACTGTGAACGGGTACATGTGAAAGGCAAAGCAAGACCTGTTTCACTCCTACAAACGGCTTCCCCTACTGGTTATCGCATTTTCATTAGTCTGCCTAAGCTGATCTCTGGTGAAGCAGGTTTTCCCCAAGCCCTGGTGGATCTTTTAGAAGACAGCAGAACCTTAAAGGCTGGGGTTGGCTGTTGGGAAGATGCCAGCAAGTCACTTCGGGAATATGATCTCACGCTGAGAGGATGTCTGGACCTCCGAAATCTGGCCATgagacagaggagagatttgCTTCCAAATGGGCTTAGCCTGAAGTTCCTTGCTGAAACCGTACGCAGCTTTCCTCTGGACAGATCGCCTCTTCTTCGTTCCAGCAATTGGGATGCTGAAGATCTCACTAAGGAACAGGTTGCTTATGCTGCTAGAGATGCTCAGATTTCGGTGGCTCTCTTTCTTCGTCTTCTGCAATATCCTTTATCCATGAATTCAACCCAGAATGGACATAATGAAACCACTTGGGAAAAAATATTGATGAAGTGCCAGGATCTTGTAGATCTTCCTTTCCATGGTAAAGGGAACAGCAGCAACATGAGAGAAGAAAATTCCGGAAAAATGGAGGGCTCCCAGAAAACAAGAAACCTGGAATCTAGACCTGGCATGATGTCTTCAGGTGATCAGCAAGGCAGGGACCCAGAAAACAGAAATCGAAGCCCCTCGGCAAGGGCCATTCTGCTCGGAAATCTCCACTCTATGATAACTGCTTCTTACGTGCTCCTGGTGGACAGCCTCTATGCACGTGGGATAGAAGGAAAGCTCAGTGGTATAGACAAAGGCACTGGAGAACTAGTGGGTGAAGATCCTCTTGTGGTCAAGCTGCAGTCGGAGCCATCTGGACGGCCGGAATCCCCAAAGGATTATTATCTGATGATCAAAGACAACCTCTGTGTAGTGTGTGGCAAGAGAGAACCCTACGTCGGGAAGAATGTAGTACCGGAGACACTCCCCATTGAGATGAAAGACCAAAACTCCCAGGATGGGTGGCTCCTTTGTACCTCCTGCCATGCCATTTCGAATGACCATAACAGCAGCTTGAAGCAACGTCTGCTGAAGAACGGGAAGCCCCTATTGGCTCCGAGGAGGGACTCCACTTGCTGGAAGGTCCCATCCATCGTCAAGAGCGCTCTAGGGCTAGGGCCCTGCTCAGTGCTAAGTCCTTGCCTGCTTCCCGAAAAGAAGAACTCCTACAGGCAATCAAGGCATTTGTTAACACAGACCAGATGCTTCCGGAAGCAGCAAATTTGGAAGCAAGAGTTAACAATGAGAGCTATATTCCCCGTGGATTGAAGGTGGGACAGTACTATGCAAAAGGGGGACTGCGCTCCCTCGTGAAGCTGGAAGAGTCTCTGGCGCCAACACTTCTTGGACTCCAGGAAACCCAAGCATCTGCCAGAGCGATGGTCAGTCAACCATAATCATGAAAATCTGCTCCGAAAATTTGGGGATGACTTGCTAGTGGAACTAGCTGGTTAGCTTCTCTCCTGGAAGATGAAGAATGAGGGAACTGGGGAGGAAGGTGctgtaattattaattaaaaattaaaaacaaaagagtggtaagggctaggcaatgggggtcaagtgacttgcccagggtcacacagctaggaagtggctgaagccagatttgaacctaggaccacctgtccctaggcctagttctcaatccactgagctacccagctgccccctcttataatttaattttaactattacagtattattaagaaatgagaccttattagagaaacttgtaaaAAATTTTTCACTATAACTGTTTTATGCTCCATCCCATCCCCCCATTTAtcctatctctctcctttcctgctatccatcctcaaaagtgtttcATTTTTGAACACCAGATCCCccaatttgcctttttttctatcagttcccccattctcttatccctttcccctACCATTTTCTTGTAAGATAAGACGgatttctatatccaattgattgtgtatattcttttctctctgagccaattcttttttatttttttaaattcttacgttctgtcttagaatcaataatatgtattggtcccaaggcagaagagtggtaagggccaggcaatgggggttaagtgacttgcccagggacacacagctgggaaatgtctgaggtcacatttgaacccaggacctcccatctcagggtctgactctcaatccactgagccacctaggggCCCcctctgagccaattctgatgagagtaaggttcaagtgctcccttccccacctcccccatcttcccctctacTGTTAAAACTCTTTCATGTCTTTctcatgtgaaataatttatcccatcctatttctcccttctctcaatgtattcctctttctcatcccttaaattattttttttataatcaaCTCCCACCCTTAGCCTCTGTCTATGTATGCtacttctaactgctctaataatgttaaaattcttaggagttatgAGTCATCTTCCCACtccactgtaaaaataaaaaaaaatgacaagctatacaaaatagaaaaactgtccaaatataggttcaaaactgcatacttttgatagaggtaatcaaaagtatcttcagtgatgaagtgaagctcaaatgtgaacttcccttcagggccaggtgcaaggatgcaaaagagactcttattataaacataaaatgtttattgaaatatataaggataaataaagggtttctaattctaagggattctaaatccacccaaataaactcccaggttccataaggaaccgcttctcctgtatttcacaggctacactaatcctccctgatctgactaacccaaatttatactatctaattaaaactaccactattagccttataaatcttaactttgccttcaagtCATAAAATAGCAAAGTCTGCTGTTTGAAGCTCAgcaagaatccagttaggactctgGGTCTGTTAAATCTTAACAGAcccagagtccaaaccaaagaccaggtttttctttggtcttctcagagttaaacaatctataaaaccacaatagatagtcaatagtgtttcccaagttgggaaaggaaaacactgagctcctacAGATCTTTCCCTGTGTAATGGTTGAAATTTTAGGGCttttgggagaggttataatattgtaatggttaagaatgtggctataggatttatgtaatattaaacaatggccgccaaggaatttacttatgaaattcctaaaaatgaaacactcaagtcagaatggagtttatggaggtttaatcacactgggagtagggaaaaggatagggagagaaggagagaagagaaaagggaaaggggctactcaacctctgaccaaggcagagggagttttaggcccaaaggcccaggtggaaagaatcagtccttaactcacgtgaccaatctgaaggaaagctgtc
This sequence is a window from Monodelphis domestica isolate mMonDom1 chromosome 3, mMonDom1.pri, whole genome shotgun sequence. Protein-coding genes within it:
- the LOC100012215 gene encoding LOW QUALITY PROTEIN: exonuclease 3'-5' domain-containing protein 2-like (The sequence of the model RefSeq protein was modified relative to this genomic sequence to represent the inferred CDS: inserted 4 bases in 3 codons; deleted 1 base in 1 codon), giving the protein MAGAAAGTGAAAGATCRRGEREERGARARAPTTETRGQSQAAAAAPPRGRSLRCRCSHPRAPNQRPQPTPCLQHRRRRAGTIAASFCAAATRPAEPPPPFCFLISLGYKFSNGILGQRADTVLEPFEPTSVVPNVSRVERVLGESVAIVSDREEWERVESFLWEELEQWPVLGIDCERVHVKGKARPVSLLQTASPTGYRIFISLPKLISGEAGFPQALVDLLEDSRTLKAGVGCWEDASKSLREYDLTLRGCLDLRNLAMRQRRDLLPNGLSLKFLAETVRSFPLDRSPLLRSSNWDAEDLTKEQVAYAARDAQISVALFLRLLQYPLSMNSTQNGHNETTWEKILMKCQDLVDLPFHGKGNSSNMREENSGKMEGSQKTRNLESRPGMMSSGDQQGRDPXKQKSKPLGKGHSARKSPLYDNCFLRAPGGQPLCTWDRRKAQWYXDKGTGELVGEDPLVVKLQSEPSGRPESPKDYYLMIKDNLCVVCGKREPYVGKNVVPETLPIEMKDQNSQDGWLLCTSCHAISNDHNSSLKQRXAEEREAPIGSEEGLHLLEGPIHRQERSRARALLSAKSLPASRKEELLQAIKAFVNTDQMLPEAANLEARVNNESYIPRGLKVGQYYAKGGLRSLVKLEESWRQHFLDSRKPKHLPERWSVNHNHENLLRKFGDDLLVELAG